One Methanolinea sp. DNA window includes the following coding sequences:
- a CDS encoding DUF1858 domain-containing protein has product MGITADSTIYDLLKAKPESAEILFKFGMGCVGCAIARGETIREAAMAHGIPLDELLSALGVGKE; this is encoded by the coding sequence ATGGGAATCACCGCAGACAGCACGATCTACGACCTTTTGAAGGCGAAACCGGAATCCGCAGAGATCCTGTTCAAGTTCGGGATGGGGTGCGTCGGGTGCGCGATCGCGAGGGGAGAGACGATCAGGGAGGCCGCGATGGCCCACGGGATCCCCCTCGACGAGCTCCTCTCGGCGCTCGGTGTCGGGAAAGAGTAG
- a CDS encoding nucleic acid-binding protein: MAHGAAPQFPPRREGGFEREPARRVFAAELRESRVHFKDGQDEKSPGFVLLPTGARCNRVFIVGTLTEKKKQGDQNLFYRARVVDPTGTFFVMAGSFQPEAMQQMARVEVPSFVAVVGKPTVYQPPDGAALVSVRCESITPVDKETRDQWVLDCAAATLDRIERGASTADGERARKEYGMDPAIFRRMVYDALAQLRL, from the coding sequence ATGGCCCACGGGGCCGCCCCGCAATTTCCCCCGCGCAGGGAGGGGGGATTCGAGAGGGAGCCTGCCCGCAGGGTCTTTGCCGCGGAGTTGCGGGAGAGCAGGGTCCACTTCAAGGACGGGCAGGACGAGAAGAGCCCGGGATTCGTCCTCCTCCCGACAGGCGCGCGGTGCAACCGCGTCTTCATCGTCGGGACACTCACCGAGAAGAAGAAGCAGGGGGACCAGAACCTCTTCTACAGGGCGAGGGTCGTCGATCCCACGGGGACGTTCTTCGTGATGGCCGGGAGCTTCCAGCCGGAAGCCATGCAGCAGATGGCGCGCGTCGAGGTCCCCTCCTTCGTCGCCGTCGTCGGGAAACCCACGGTGTACCAGCCCCCCGACGGCGCTGCCCTCGTCTCGGTGAGGTGCGAGTCGATCACGCCGGTCGACAAGGAGACCCGGGACCAGTGGGTGCTCGACTGCGCCGCGGCGACGCTCGACCGGATCGAGAGGGGAGCCTCGACCGCGGACGGGGAGAGGGCGCGGAAGGAGTACGGGATGGACCCTGCCATCTTCAGGAGGATGGTGTACGATGCCCTCGCCCAGCTCCGGCTCTGA
- a CDS encoding cysteine-rich small domain-containing protein, protein MRYYIRSGTLFLRGHFRAAGTGIPGGLSNVSTIVVHGPPREGECGDLPRVLEGVVRREGLPPAFFGVFSGEPVSRSCILHYDSLAAFVFPGPGTAPGGGLTLVIYSSEGLSDAALLSALVTAAAAHAAERYQAGCPGDLPRDTIVVACEGDVVHADASPASVLGSRIAEAVRFGARTLREGGVRGGKERPRFFIYSRYQGDHWAEWVPEECPYYPCHFPGQRCDFCYCPFYPCGDETLGQWVTSGTKNGPVWSCSDCTLLHEPAIADYLIAHPEASLRELKAKKTRERI, encoded by the coding sequence ATGAGGTACTACATCCGTTCCGGCACCCTCTTCCTCCGCGGGCACTTCCGCGCCGCGGGGACGGGCATTCCCGGCGGACTCTCGAATGTTTCGACCATCGTCGTGCACGGGCCGCCACGGGAGGGGGAGTGTGGTGACCTTCCCCGCGTCCTCGAGGGGGTCGTGAGGAGGGAGGGGCTCCCCCCCGCGTTCTTCGGGGTCTTCTCAGGGGAGCCTGTCTCCCGCTCCTGCATCCTCCACTACGACTCTCTCGCGGCCTTCGTGTTCCCCGGGCCGGGGACCGCGCCGGGCGGGGGTCTCACCCTCGTGATCTACTCGTCGGAGGGGCTGAGCGACGCTGCGCTCCTCTCCGCGCTGGTGACCGCGGCAGCGGCGCACGCGGCCGAGCGGTACCAGGCGGGGTGCCCCGGGGATCTCCCGCGCGACACCATCGTCGTCGCCTGCGAGGGTGACGTCGTCCATGCCGATGCCTCCCCCGCCTCCGTGCTCGGCTCGCGGATCGCAGAGGCGGTCCGCTTCGGGGCGAGGACCCTGCGGGAGGGGGGAGTGCGCGGGGGAAAGGAGAGACCGCGCTTCTTCATCTACAGCAGGTACCAGGGGGACCACTGGGCGGAGTGGGTGCCCGAGGAGTGCCCGTACTACCCCTGCCATTTCCCCGGGCAGAGGTGCGACTTCTGCTACTGCCCGTTCTATCCCTGCGGGGACGAGACCCTCGGGCAGTGGGTGACGAGCGGGACGAAGAACGGCCCCGTCTGGAGCTGCAGTGACTGTACCCTCCTCCACGAGCCCGCGATCGCCGACTACCTGATCGCGCACCCCGAGGCTTCGCTCCGGGAGCTGAAGGCAAAGAAAACGAGGGAAAGGATCTGA
- a CDS encoding DUF120 domain-containing protein, whose translation MILPEDLQCLKAIARMGGCRGPVRVSSQSLGAALGISPQTASRRLQSLERQKLVERTLTPEGQDVVVTPAGEEVLRREYEEYCRIFGGDHGGYTLRGRVITGLGEGRYYMSLEPYRVQFRRHLGFVPYPGTLNVRLDPRSLPVRKKLDALEWILIEGFVADERTFGPARCLPCRVRGTDCAIVVPGRTHYPADILEIVAAVGLREALGIEDGDEIEVEVEK comes from the coding sequence ATGATCCTCCCCGAGGACCTCCAGTGCCTCAAGGCCATCGCGCGCATGGGCGGCTGCAGGGGACCGGTGCGCGTCTCGTCCCAGTCCCTCGGTGCAGCCCTCGGGATCAGTCCCCAGACGGCGTCGCGCCGGCTCCAGTCGCTCGAGAGGCAGAAGCTCGTCGAGAGGACGCTCACCCCCGAGGGACAGGACGTCGTGGTCACGCCGGCGGGAGAGGAAGTCCTCAGGAGGGAGTACGAGGAGTACTGCAGGATATTCGGCGGGGACCACGGGGGGTACACGCTCAGGGGCAGGGTGATCACGGGCCTCGGCGAGGGGAGGTACTACATGAGCCTCGAGCCGTACAGGGTGCAGTTCCGCCGCCATCTCGGGTTCGTCCCCTACCCGGGCACCCTGAACGTGAGGCTCGACCCGCGGTCCCTCCCGGTGCGCAAGAAGCTCGACGCCCTCGAGTGGATCCTCATCGAGGGGTTCGTCGCGGACGAGAGGACCTTTGGGCCTGCACGCTGCCTCCCCTGCAGGGTGAGGGGAACGGACTGCGCGATCGTCGTCCCGGGGAGGACCCACTACCCGGCCGACATCCTCGAGATCGTGGCGGCGGTAGGTCTCCGCGAGGCACTCGGCATAGAGGACGGGGACGAGATCGAAGTGGAGGTGGAGAAGTGA
- a CDS encoding helix-turn-helix domain-containing protein has protein sequence MKSDLRNRLAEKMAGEITLSDSPGKALKKWRMSFNIPQAVLSEHLDVSPSVISDYESGRRKSPGTAVVGKIVDTILAIDEANGGKYIRKFAKILYSDVDDDVIYDIHDYPSPVPLTRFAELIGCQPVCGSLSQSIYGYTVINSINAITQLSSNEFNRIYGWSTERALIFTDVTSGKSPMVAIRVTPFKPRAVVLQGIEPALVHPLVPKMAEKDRITVLCTTMDAEQIVQRLREEQW, from the coding sequence ATGAAATCTGACCTGCGGAATCGCCTCGCCGAGAAGATGGCGGGCGAGATCACGCTCTCGGACTCGCCGGGGAAGGCCCTGAAGAAGTGGCGGATGAGCTTCAACATCCCCCAGGCGGTCCTCTCCGAGCACCTCGACGTCTCCCCCTCCGTGATAAGCGACTACGAGAGCGGGAGGCGCAAGAGCCCGGGGACAGCGGTCGTCGGGAAGATCGTGGACACGATCCTCGCGATCGACGAGGCGAACGGCGGGAAGTACATCCGGAAGTTCGCAAAGATCCTCTACTCCGACGTGGATGACGACGTCATCTACGACATCCACGACTACCCTTCCCCCGTTCCCCTCACGCGATTCGCAGAGCTGATAGGGTGCCAGCCTGTCTGCGGGTCGCTCTCCCAGTCGATCTACGGGTACACGGTGATCAACAGCATCAACGCGATCACGCAGCTCTCCTCGAACGAGTTCAACAGGATCTATGGGTGGAGCACGGAGAGGGCACTCATCTTCACCGATGTGACGTCGGGCAAGTCGCCCATGGTCGCGATCCGTGTGACGCCATTCAAGCCCCGGGCGGTCGTCCTCCAGGGGATAGAACCCGCACTCGTCCACCCGCTCGTCCCGAAGATGGCGGAGAAAGACAGGATCACGGTCCTCTGCACGACGATGGACGCCGAGCAGATCGTGCAGAGGCTGCGGGAGGAACAATGGTAG
- the nrdD gene encoding anaerobic ribonucleoside-triphosphate reductase produces the protein MQWSEEQLRIARAYRSFQEIPPAERRYKCHTCHLVVDENPCPVCGDSHLEIMCPLDHCHCSHEIVSGIEYCPLCDAPVCPECGSHDVVQISRVTGYLQEVSGWNAGKQQELRDRVRYTVA, from the coding sequence ATGCAATGGAGCGAGGAACAACTGAGAATTGCCCGGGCATACAGGTCCTTCCAGGAGATCCCCCCCGCCGAGCGGAGGTACAAGTGCCACACCTGCCACCTCGTCGTCGACGAAAACCCCTGCCCGGTCTGCGGGGATTCCCACCTCGAGATCATGTGCCCCCTCGACCACTGCCACTGCTCCCACGAGATCGTCTCGGGCATCGAGTACTGCCCGCTCTGCGATGCCCCCGTCTGCCCGGAGTGCGGGAGCCACGACGTCGTCCAAATCAGTAGGGTGACGGGGTACCTGCAGGAGGTTTCCGGCTGGAATGCGGGCAAGCAGCAGGAGCTGCGGGACCGCGTCCGGTACACCGTCGCGTGA
- the ribB gene encoding 3,4-dihydroxy-2-butanone-4-phosphate synthase, translating to MIRDALRALREGQFILLYDFDEREGETDFAIRADAVGPAHVARMRRDGGGLICTAVHPDAARAMGLPFASDLLSRDPHLARLNGEVPYDRENRSSFSLWVNHRDTYTGITDRDRALTINAIAYHVKKSLNGGGADFFADFRSPGHVAILRAADGLLSRRRGQTELSIALAVMAGIPPAVTICEMLDDATGLALGKEPAREYARRNGLVFVEGREVLEAWDAYTRAKGRTGHS from the coding sequence GTGATCCGAGACGCGCTGAGGGCGCTCCGGGAGGGGCAGTTCATCCTGCTCTATGATTTCGACGAGAGGGAAGGGGAGACGGACTTCGCGATTCGGGCCGACGCGGTCGGGCCCGCGCACGTCGCCCGGATGCGGAGGGACGGCGGCGGCCTCATTTGCACCGCGGTCCACCCGGACGCGGCCCGCGCGATGGGCCTCCCCTTCGCGTCAGACCTCCTCTCGCGCGACCCGCACCTCGCGCGCCTCAACGGCGAGGTGCCGTACGACCGGGAGAACCGGTCCTCCTTCTCGCTCTGGGTCAACCACAGGGACACGTACACGGGGATCACCGACAGGGACCGCGCGCTCACGATCAACGCGATCGCGTACCACGTGAAGAAGTCCCTCAACGGCGGGGGCGCCGATTTCTTCGCTGACTTTCGGTCCCCCGGGCACGTCGCGATCCTGCGGGCGGCAGACGGGCTCCTCTCGCGGCGGCGCGGGCAGACGGAACTCTCGATCGCGCTCGCCGTGATGGCAGGGATCCCGCCCGCGGTCACCATCTGCGAGATGCTCGACGACGCGACGGGGCTCGCGCTCGGCAAGGAGCCCGCGAGGGAGTACGCGAGGAGAAACGGGCTCGTGTTCGTGGAGGGGAGGGAAGTCCTCGAGGCGTGGGACGCGTACACCCGCGCGAAGGGGCGCACGGGACACTCTTAA
- a CDS encoding nucleotide-binding protein encodes MNFSQAVERISQKVVSRGHAVERAAIESRLRRLVEEFSVPLDEAERTVTNELAREFSIPGLLPGGPGEPRTLDALAPGEWVTVECKVVALTAPPSPSVAQAGIVADQTAAVRFVAWSRANAPPLREGAWYRIESAVVDQYRGAPNLTITTGTTVTEIPEKGIIKPVLTPIASIRPGVVSVRGKMIQEWETTHERILQSGILADETGSVRFVTWKEEGRERLSPGVVYTIFYAVADEFGGRLSLTLNTATVVPEEGDIEVSVGDTSFEGALVHIAQGSGLIRRCPVEGCSRVLSPTNYCPVHEIQQNFQYDLRIKGWLDNGEETKEILIPRAATEALVGMTLDQAREIAENTPLGMTEIFLRFRDALLGRYFSCRGRDIDGRLLVSSCTPVRYRPERLADLLNRAGGS; translated from the coding sequence ATGAATTTTTCGCAGGCCGTCGAGAGAATCTCCCAGAAAGTGGTATCCCGCGGGCACGCCGTGGAGAGAGCCGCGATAGAGTCGAGGCTCCGCCGCCTCGTGGAGGAATTCAGTGTCCCGCTCGACGAGGCGGAGAGGACTGTCACGAACGAGCTCGCACGTGAATTCTCGATCCCGGGCCTCCTGCCCGGCGGGCCGGGCGAGCCGCGGACACTCGATGCCCTCGCGCCGGGCGAGTGGGTCACCGTCGAGTGCAAGGTCGTGGCCCTCACGGCCCCGCCATCCCCCTCGGTCGCGCAGGCGGGGATCGTCGCGGACCAGACAGCGGCCGTCCGATTCGTCGCCTGGTCGCGGGCAAACGCTCCCCCCTTGAGGGAAGGGGCGTGGTACAGGATCGAGTCCGCGGTCGTGGACCAGTACAGGGGAGCCCCCAACCTCACGATCACCACCGGGACGACCGTCACCGAGATCCCGGAAAAAGGGATCATCAAGCCTGTCCTGACCCCCATCGCGTCCATCCGCCCCGGCGTCGTTTCTGTCCGCGGGAAGATGATCCAGGAGTGGGAGACGACGCACGAGCGGATCCTCCAGTCCGGCATCCTCGCGGACGAGACAGGCTCTGTCCGGTTCGTCACGTGGAAGGAGGAGGGGCGGGAGAGGCTCTCGCCCGGCGTCGTCTACACGATATTCTACGCGGTCGCCGACGAGTTCGGTGGCAGGCTCTCCCTCACCCTGAACACCGCGACCGTTGTACCCGAGGAGGGTGACATCGAGGTGAGCGTGGGGGACACCTCCTTCGAGGGCGCGCTCGTCCACATCGCGCAGGGCTCGGGGCTCATCAGGAGGTGCCCCGTGGAAGGGTGCAGCCGGGTCCTCTCCCCCACGAACTACTGCCCTGTCCACGAGATCCAGCAGAACTTCCAGTACGACCTCAGGATTAAGGGGTGGCTCGACAACGGCGAGGAGACGAAGGAGATCCTCATCCCGCGGGCCGCGACCGAGGCCCTCGTGGGGATGACGCTTGACCAGGCGCGGGAGATCGCCGAGAACACCCCGCTCGGGATGACCGAGATCTTCCTGCGGTTCCGCGACGCCCTCCTCGGCCGCTACTTCTCCTGCAGGGGGCGCGATATCGACGGGCGCCTCCTCGTCTCCTCCTGCACGCCGGTCCGGTACCGGCCGGAACGGCTGGCCGACCTCCTCAACAGGGCGGGGGGTTCCTGA